One segment of Brassica napus cultivar Da-Ae chromosome C3, Da-Ae, whole genome shotgun sequence DNA contains the following:
- the LOC106435056 gene encoding post-GPI attachment to proteins factor 3, with protein sequence MARNLRWVLLIVAVVSWCLVSTLEASEGDADPLYKSCVDQCQKTGCVGDNCFQHCKFSADGKAIDGPWYMQEPLYLRWKQWDCQSDCQYECMMTREEERKRNGEKPTKYFGKWPLKHVYGIQEPVSVAFSALDLAIQFHGWVSYFILVYYNLPLQPNRKTYYEYNGLLHIYAIIVMNSLFWSGVCHSRDVALTERLDYSSATVLAGFSLILAIIRSFSIHDKSAKVMVTAPILAVVATHILYLNFYNLDEGLHRKVIIGIGAVELVVWGVWAALTSHPSKWKLRAFFVSSILTMCLRMLDFPPYKGYVDAHALWRAAGIPLSYLWWSFACDDAVFRTTVLLKKSK encoded by the exons ATGGCGCGAAATCTGAGATGGGTTCTGCTTATTGTAGCGGTGGTGTCGTGGTGTCTTGTTTCAACACTGGAAGCGAGCGAAGGAGATGCTGATCCTCTTTACAA GTCATGTGTGGATCAATGTCAGAAAACTGGATGCGTGGGAGACAATTGCTTCCAGCACTGTAAATTTTCAGCCGATGGAAAAGCAATAGACGGTCCTTGGTACATGCAAGAGCCACTTTACCTGCGTTGGAAACAATGGGACTGCCAGAGTGATTGCCAGTACGAATGCATGAtgacaagagaagaagagaggaaaaGAAACGGAGAGAAACCCACCAAGTACTTCGGTAAATGGCCACTCAAACATGTCTATGGGATTCAGGAACCTGTCTCCGTTGCTTTCTCTGCTCTTGACCTAGCGATACAGTTCCATGGATGGGTCTCCTACTTCATCCTCGTTTACTATAACTTGCCTCTCCAGCCAAACCGGAAAACTTACTACGAGTACAACGGATTGTTGCATATCTATGCCATCATTGTAATGAACTCACTCTTCTGGAGTGGTGTTTGTCACAGCAG AGATGTTGCATTGACAGAGAGGCTAGATTACTCATCAGCTACAGTGTTAGCCGGGTTTTCGCTTATTCTAGCTATAATCAGGTCTTTTAGTATACATGATAAATCTGCAAAAGTCATGGTTACTGCACCTATTCTTGCAGTTGTAGCAACTCATATCCTCTACCTCAACTTCTACAACCTTGATGAAG GGCTTCACAGGAAAGTTATAATCGGAATAGGAGCAGTGGAGCTAGTGGTGTGGGGTGTATGGGCGGCTTTAACGTCACATCCATCAAAGTGGAAGCTAAGAGCTTTCTTTGTCTCGAGCATACTCACAATGTGTCTTAGAATGCTTGATTTCCCACCGTACAAAGGGTATGTTGATGCTCATGCTCTTTGGCGAGCTGCAGGGATCCCTCTCTCTTACCTTTGGTGGAGTTTTGCCTGCGACGACGCCGTTTTCAGGACCACTGTTCTTCTCAAGAAGTCAAAGTGA